A section of the Sceloporus undulatus isolate JIND9_A2432 ecotype Alabama chromosome 3, SceUnd_v1.1, whole genome shotgun sequence genome encodes:
- the MBTPS2 gene encoding membrane-bound transcription factor site-2 protease — MIPMPVVVCVLGGWCAVYLADTALKSSPSLKASYEDWLTSYGLTVSPFHMRWQTSLFNRLFYSWGRWKPRFLYLWFNMGMVFGIAAMFGSVILLGKTLLQTLSQMLTESPTGQNDQMLQVVVPGVNLPISQLSYFFTAILISGVIHEVGHGVAAIREQVRFNGFGIFIFIVYPGAFVDLFTTHLQLISPIQQLRIFCAGVWHNFVLGVAGLVVLFLLPAILFPLYYTSAGALVTEITEDSPANGPRGLFVGDLVTGLQDCPVNSVEDWNSCLGKISLKPQAGYCIKTSVLQQLSYPSRGFRRLDGTIECCSNNSLTDVCFSYINNLNNHQYACLPARKAIEASQLCRTNADCRKDFVPSVCVTPSLENQTRFIWVKHPPQVDMLFVGHPLHLQYTVSLSSFVPRHNFLSMDFPVVLETFCKYLVSLSGALAVINAVPCFALDGQWILNSFLEATLSTLILEKQNRELVGFLILLAGSTLLAANVALGLWVVTAR; from the exons ATGATTCCGATGCCGGTGGTGGTTTGCGTGCTGGGGGGCTGGTGCGCGGTGTACCTGGCCGACACGGCGCTCAAG tCATCTCCCTCTCTGAAGGCATCTTACGAGGATTGGCTCACATCCTATGGTCTGACTGTCTCTCCATTTCATATGCGATGGCAGACATCTCTTTTCAACCGCCTGTTTTACAGCTGGGGAAGATGGAAGCCCAGATTTCTTTACCTATG GTTTAACATGGGAATGGTTTTTGGCATAGCTGCTATGTTTGGTTCTGTTATCCTTCTGGGAAAGACACTGCTGCAGACTCTCTCGCAGATGCTGACTGAGTCTCCTACAGGTCAGAATGATCAGATGCTGCAGGTCGTG GTGCCTGGTGTAAATCTTCCCATCAGCCAGCTGTCCTATTTCTTCACAGCCATCCTGATCAGTGGTGTCATACATGAAGTTGGCCATGGGGTGGCAGCTATCCG ggaGCAAGTTCGGTTTAATGGctttggaatttttatatttattgtttatcCTGGGGCATTTGTTGATCTCTTCACCACTCATTTGCAACTAATTTCTCCAATCCAGCAGTTAAGAATATTTTGTGCAG GAGTTTGGCATAACTTTGTGCTTGGAGTTGCAGGCCTTGTGGTTCTCTTCTTACTGCCAGCTATACTTTTTCCATTGTATTACACTAGTGCTGGGGCGCTTGTCACTGAAATAACAGAG GATTCTCCTGCTAATGGGCCCAGAGGCCTTTTTGTTGGTGATCTTGTCACTGGTCTGCAAGACTGCCCAGTTAATAGTGTGGAGGACTGGAATTCCTGCCTGGGAAAGATCTCTCTGAAGCCACAGGCAGGCTATTGCATAAAGACATCAGTACTACAACAGCTGAGTTACCCATCTAGAG GTTTTAGAAGACTTGATGGTACTATTGAATGTTGCAGCAACAACAGCCTCACAGATGTCTGCTTTTCATACATTAATAATCTGAACAATCACCAG TACGCTTGCTTGCCAGCACGGAAAGCTATCGAAGCCAGTCAACTTTGCCGAACAAATGCAGATTGCCGGAAGGATTTTgttccaagtgtgtgtgtgacaccttCTTTGGAAAATCAAACCAGATTCATTTGGGTGAAACATCCTCCTCAGGTTGATATGTTGTTTGTTGGGCACCCACTGCATCTTCAATATACAG tgagCCTCAGCAGTTTTGTACCTCGACACAACTTTCTCAGTATGGACTTTCCTGTGGTTCTGGAAACGTTTTGCAA ATACCTGGTTTCACTCTCAGGGGCATTGGCCGTGATTAATGCAGTCCCTTGCTTTGCTTTGGATGGTCAATGGATATTGAACTCTTTCCTGGAAGCTACCCTTAGCACACTGattcttgaaaaacaaaacagggagTTGGTTggctttttaattttgcttgctGGCAGCACACTTTTGGCTGCCAATGTGGCACTAGGACTCTGGGTTGTGACAGCACGATAG